Genomic segment of Thermodesulfobacteriota bacterium:
ACGACCTGGCCACCAAGGCGGTGGTGGCCAGCGACGGCACCCTGGCCATGCCCCTGGTGGGCGGGCTGCCCCTGGCTGGCCGTACCCCGGCCGAGGCGGCGGCCGACCTTCGCCAGGCCTTAAGCCGCTACCTGGTGGACCCCCAGATCAGCGTCGAGATCACCCGCTCCTTCGTGCCGCCGGTCATCGAGGATCCCCAGGTGGGGGTGGAGGTGCTGCGCTATACCGGCCAGAAGATCTTTGTGCTGGGCGAGGTGACGCGCCCCGGTGTCTTCCTCCTGGAGGGCGAGACCCGGCTGCTCCAGGCCCTGGCCATGGCCGGCGGCCCGACCCCGGATGGCGAGCTGGCCAATGTCGCCCTGCTCAAGGCCGGAGGCCAGGAGCCGCCGCAGCTGGTGGATCTGGCCCGGGCCCTCGCCGCCAACGACCAGACCGCCAATCCGGTGCTCGGCCGGGGCGACATCGTCTACGTGCCCACCAGCACGGTGGCCGACGTGGACCGCTTCTTCCAGCATCTGTACTTCATCCTCCGGCCGGTGGTGGAGGTGGAGTCCGGCATCTGGCTGGGCCAGAACATCGAGGCCGGTGCCCGGCGCTCCACCAGCTCGGTGGCCCGCTGACCCAGGACGCCCATGGAGATCCTCACCCGGGACCAGCTGGTCACGAGCTTCCTCTACGCCCTCTGCAACCGCAAGCTGCTCATGGCCATGAGCTTTCTTGCGGTGCTGTTCATGGCCCTGTTCCTGGGCTATCTGGTCACCCCTTCGTGGACCGCCACCACCCTGCTCATGGTCCAGGCCAACCCCCGCACCCGTCTGGCCCCCTTTGCCGAGGGGGTGCAGTCCAGCCCGCCCACCACCGCCGCCTCCTATGCCCAGAGCCTGGCCATGCTTATGAATGGCCGGGCCATGGCCTACGAGATGGTGCGTACCTTCGGCCTGGACGAGCGCAAGCGGCAGAAGGCCCAGGAGCCGGCCAACCTGCGGGAGCGGCTCAAGATGGGCCTGGTCAAGGCCATGACCTTCCCCATCGTCATCCTGCAGAGCCTGGGGATCTTACAGAAGCCGCCGGTGGACTGGGTGGACAAGGCAGCCGAGGATTTCCGCTCCGGCTTCGGCGCCTGGACCGATATCAAGGTCGTGGAAGGCACCGAGGTCATCAGCCTGGCGATCAGGGGCGAGAGCCCG
This window contains:
- a CDS encoding polysaccharide biosynthesis/export family protein, which gives rise to MGLLSAARLGGLEPRSFAVSRMQRSRSPFLHRGLGLLALLLAALLAACSQVSFRSPAAEPAATAPAPAAAPDTLRVQEFFLSAGDEIRISVFRHPELDREVRIGPDGSFFCPGVGQIAAAGRSLAAVQEDITAALAQPRPQRITRGDEVAVRVWRQDDLATKAVVASDGTLAMPLVGGLPLAGRTPAEAAADLRQALSRYLVDPQISVEITRSFVPPVIEDPQVGVEVLRYTGQKIFVLGEVTRPGVFLLEGETRLLQALAMAGGPTPDGELANVALLKAGGQEPPQLVDLARALAANDQTANPVLGRGDIVYVPTSTVADVDRFFQHLYFILRPVVEVESGIWLGQNIEAGARRSTSSVAR